A window of Lates calcarifer isolate ASB-BC8 unplaced genomic scaffold, TLL_Latcal_v3 _unitig_1039_quiver_834, whole genome shotgun sequence genomic DNA:
accagcCTTTAGACTCACACTCTAACACCACTGCTCTGACGGGTTGATCGATCTCTGCTATGACAACAACAGGTGAGGAAACTGCACCTAATGAAAGAATAAAGAGAGCATGGTGTTTAAACctcttattttgttgtgtttggaaCATTTCTGTAACGGGTTGCATTCATTCAAACTGTGGCAGTGTGTTCCACTTACCAACAACAAGCTCAACCATCGCTGTACCCTTTGATGGAATGTGGCATCTATATGTTCCCTCATCGGAGAGTTTAACCTTGGAGAGTTTGAGTGAGATGTCTCcatgtttcagtttgtctgtggaCAGTGATGTTCTTCCCACATATGATGGATACTGATTAATCAACAGTTCCACTCCATCGCGCCTCAGATGGACAAACCTGGGGTTCAGGTCAGGTCTTGCCCACTCCAGCGTCATAGCAACAACATCAGTGGCAGGTTCCAGGCGACATGGCAAAATGATGTCTTCACCAACCATTGCCAGGATTGGCTTTGACGGGCCAACGATCTGAGACTGACCTGAAGGAAAAACAGGTGTATTTTTAACTGCTGCCACTCTCATGTATCTTCCTTTGTagttttacaagaaaaaaacaacgtCCTGATAGTACATCACATCTACTAGTGTTTAGATTCAGGTTTGGAGTATAGTTCTTTAATATTCTTGCTGGCTGAGCCAGTATATGGTGCCAGAGATCAGCACACCTCGATCCAAACTCCTGCTTGCTTCCCAGGTGACAATGCACCCAACCCCAGTGCCTGTCCTTGTGGGTGGTGGGCCCACAAGTCCCATGGAAATCTTGAGGACTGTACCCAgcaaacttgtttgtttgtaactTACCTTCACATCTGTTGGTTAGAAGAAGGAGGACAGCGGTGTGATGAAAAACCAAAGTGCTGACAGTACCAAGGCAGAATTTATGGAGATGTCCATGCCACCTGTGAAACATCCTGAAAAGTGAAATAACTAAttataaaatggaaaatatatttgGTAAATTATCTTGAAAGTACATTTCAACCATTATTTATGACCTAAAGGCAGTTTTTCTAATAGATTGTCACTATATtgcaagttcaagagtaataATTCAGACAATGGAATATGTGCAAGATGTTCAACCACAGCCTGCAACCTGTACAAACAGGAACGTTTGCAGACATAGCATAAAACTTAGATGTAAATGTGCTTGATTTTCTTGAGTGATAAAAAGTGATAAAAGTTTGAGAGGTAGTTTTGACGTTTCAGGACTTTGGAATGGTTTGTTATAGTGTGACAAGTTGTGAAAAGTGCCGGAAATGTTTTTCTATAAAGTACTTACAGATTGACTCCTAGAAATGTCTAAATCATTAGATAGATTCTGTTGAAGTTTTAAATGAGAACGTTATAGTTACATTTAAGTGTAAGTAAAAAGCTACGTAACATAGAAAAGCACTttggctgaaaaacaaagtggatTTGCTCTAATTCTGTTGGTCATTATGGATTCCAATGAAAGGTTAAGGAAAATATCATTATCAATaacttgtgtatttttgtttaaaaggCTACATACCTGTGGTACGTCTCAAGGAACCAACTCAGCTGCACAGTCAAAGTCCTGAAATATAATGTGGACTTTGGCCTTGACCAAGtgtacagaaatgtgtgtgtgtgtgtgtgtgtgtgtgtgtgtgtgtgtccacccaCTTTTGTTTGCAGTCTTAGCAGCAGATGTGGAATTGTTCGTGTCTCTTTCACTTTATtcccaaacacaaaacacagtgtcacagtttGTACAGTTACCATACATATCACAGTGTTTACCACTGACTTGTGAGAGCTCTTATAAGGTTCATATTTGATGATTCTGTATATTGATGGTCATGTGACAGACTCAGGGTCAGGGTGTTTCATTAACTTTCTTATtgtgactgacaggtgaaaCTGAACTTTGACAGTATCACTTGATGCAAGCTAACTGGCTATAAGACAATCTAAATACAGAAGCCCATAAATCAAGATTGTATGGGTTCTACAAGGAAGTTACATCAAACAGAAGCCTGAGAGTGTAAATAACAGTGGTGTGAGGCTGAtttacagcagagagaaagaggaaggtaCAGAGTCACAGACGACGGAGTGAAGCAGTCCAGTGGTTGTTTCTGACTCTGGATCAGTGTCATCTCACAGCGAAAAGGTCCTGGGTTTGTTTCCTCTAGTTCATCAGGGTCTTCCAGTGCCTCTGGCCCCAGATCACTAAATCAACCTTTGACCTTCCAGCATTATGAATTCAGCTACTTACAGTAGTTTTACATTACTTACTGTTGTATTGCATTTAGCTTTTGACTTGGCAGTTGACGCTGTGGAAACCTGTGATTCTCTGATGCTACTTAAAGGCTCAACCAATGAGATGTTTCTCAGAGCAGCTCAGTGTCACGGACAAACTCAAACCACTTCAGTCACCAGAGAAAAGCTGCACAGGAAGAGAAAGTCTCACCTACATTATATTTATCTGTCGTTCAGTCTGaagctcagtcagtcagcagcaggACGACATGGAggtcacagctctctgcttcagactgagtgagtaTTCAACCTGTTTGTCTCTAAACTAACAAATCAAATCTGCAATAAAAACACCTGCTTTATTTCTGATACACAGCTTCTCTCCTTTATCCTCAGTAATAAATACACTGATGCTTCTGGCTGTAGAGGATCAGCACGGTCACTGTGCTGAGAGGAATGGTGAGTAACAGGTTATAGGACAGAGTAGAGTAGAATATAAAGTAGACTACATGTTTCTAACTAGTGTGAGACTAGTCAGAGGATCTGGTGAGTTCTTCCAGAGCTGAACTTAACCTCTGTGTGAACTTTATAtaatcacttcctgttcctgtttaaTTTTCAGATGCAGCTTCTCTTCGTATCGttccaaacacactgcagctctttgAATATGAGTCTCTCTTCTTTGACTGTGAGGGATTTGATCGTTTCACTGAGTGGAGAGTGATGAAGAGGATCATGGGAACTGTAACAACATGTGGTCTTGTCTGGGAGACGTCAAATGGACCCTGCAGGATTAATCATGCCTTTTCAACAGACAGTGGAGAATACTGGTGTGAAGCTGGAGGAATCAGAAGAAGCAGCTCTGTCAACATCAGTGTCAGCAGTAAGTTAAAGCATAAACCAGTTCTTAttctcaaaaaataaacaaacctaTATAAAGAAGACTCCAGTAGGACAgtaatgttgctgtgtttctgctggCTGTGTACATATGCAACTGTTTACACATTAGCTTAAAGAAAACTTTGTGTCaacttgtttttatgtcacAACCTGTCAATTGTTTCATATCAAGATTATTTagattattatttgattattttattttgctgccagactccattgtgCTCCTCTGTTCTGCTCAATGAAACTCATGCTGTAACAGTTGGAACTCAATGCACTATGGTTATAATTGTGTTGCTATATTTATACTTAGTTAGTTACTAAGTTAGAATCTTATTTCCTTCTTCAGCTCCACATGAGagaaaaatcatgtttaaaaagACGTATTGCATAAAATAATTGTAAACCCTTGTTGTTCAGCTGGTTCTGTGATCCTGGAGAGTCCTGCTGTACCTGTGGTGGAGGGAGACTCTGTGACTCTGCGCTGCAGGAACAAGATGACCTCCTCTGTCTTTATAACCGACTTCTTTAAAGATGGCATCCAAATTGAGACAGActttaaagaaaacatgaccATCCTGAACGTTTCCAGGTCTGATGAAGGACTGTACAGGTGCAGCATCTCTGGATCTGGagaatcagcagagagcagactgactgtcagaggtgagacacAACAAATACTCTGAGTGAGACACCACCACTGTCCTAAGtcaaaaatactttttctaCTAAATTCTATCATAAAGCTCAGATCTTTGAAGACCCTCCATCGCTGCATGAAGAGATTCGTCATCACTCTCCTGTTCTCATCCTGGTGGTCACTGGGACTGCAGTGGCTCTGCTGTCGCTGGTGTTGGGACTATTTCTTTGTAAGAAAAACCTGGAGAATACTAAATAATAAGTATATTTACTATGTTTGCTCTCCAGTTTTCCTTCTGaagttttcttctctgttctccAGTGTTGGTCTGTGTTTCCTCAAAGAAGTCGACAGCAAGATCACAGTCAGGTGAAAGTCAAACAGGTGAGGAACACAAACCATGTGAATAAAGACAATTAGATGTCATTCCATCTGTTCATTTTTGTCTGGACAGAGCAGTGCAGTTCGTCCACAGGGAGCCATGTATTCTCTCATCACAGGAAACATCAGTGACAGAGGTATTTTACTTCTCATACAAATAGAAAACCCTGCTCACCGCCCTGCAGCTCTCTGcgtccaacagcagctcagacgTTTCTTTGGTGTAACAAATAGAAAAAGATGAAAGTCTGACTGAGAGAAGTGAAACTtgtatatttctatatatatatatatatatatgcattagcatgtgtttgtttcaggaGCAGGAGACATAGCTTTTAGCTCCGAGCACAAACCACATGAGACGACCACAGACAGAACAAGGTTCACCTCATGACCTTTTCATGAGACACTTAAACCAGGCTCAGAGCTGCATGATCAGATCCTCAGGGTGTTCTGagcactgctgtgttttcacagaaTAATAagcaaatttattttattacaaatcATAGAGATGATTTAACAgctgtgtttgactgacatctGGTCTCACATCTAACAAGAACCACAGAACCACAGTGCGTCTTATTTGTGGAGGTGGTTTGTCCTCAGAGATCAGTTTTCACCCAGTGTCAGCACTGTTAGTCCATGAGTAACTCCATCACATCCATGTTGAAGCTGATGCAGCACCCACTGACGTATAAAATGTTTCACTTGTTTCCAAAGCAGAAACAGGAGTTTCCAGCTTCACAGTGACGCCGGTCACTGACGCTCTCTCAGCAGGAAGAGAGACAACAGACGCAGAACCCTTTTATTACACAATCGATTAGGTAAGAGTCAAAATACATGTACTGTGCATGTCTGAATTATTGCAATAAAGATCACAAATTATGTTCCTTTAGACATGGATTTACTTGCACTTTACATGCACTAGACAACACACTGATGTCAACTGATACAGTTTATTAACAACAACAGTCAGTTCTTGTACTTTAAATCAGACAAGTTGAAAAGTCCACATTAATCCCAcagtaaaaaaatgtgtttgtttatgaatgaattttgtttgtgttttccagagaGCAGACAGACGTGACTGAAGCACAGACTGTggttaatgtttgttgtgtagCTGCTGTAAAGTCATATTCACACTAATATCATACATTGATATGGAAAATTCTTATTTGTATGTTCACACATCGAGTCCTGTTtgtttccttcagtgttcagGTGTTACACTGTTGATATCATTAGTTTAAGTGTTGTTTGAATTCAGATGAAAGAATAAAACGTGTTTGTGAAATAGAATCAGTTTATGATGTGTGGGTTCATGACTAATGAATGAGTGTATAACTGTGTGACtctcatcatcaccatcctcaGCCTTCagcagtgtgtatttgtgagagtgtgtggttAATGAGAGTGTGACAGTGGTGTGTGTTCACGTGTGAAGATGCTGTAGATcagaacagagctgctgcaggttttaAATACTCTCTGTGGTCACCTGCTGCTGAAAGCTTCACATGACCTTCACATTCTGTCACGTTAACATCTCTCATTAATGTCACACTTCAGAGGATGTTTAACAGTTATCAGTCAGTGTCTCAGTAAAAACATGCTAATggcaaaaaaaccccaaaagtTTGAAAGTACAATAATATGTATTTTCACCAGAAAGACAAATGATGTTCATCAAAACAttacaaagcataaaaaaacacgtttattaattataaaaagacacaataagtatttcagtatttctcaacaataaaacatcaggAACTGTGAGTACAAAAAGTGTTGTTTGGATATTTTCattatgatttattttcctGTGGATTTGGGAGTGTTGGAGGAAACTGCTGATCTGTTGATGAGGCTcagtattttttactttttcagctTTGAGCTGATCTGACCACCAGAGGGCGGTGTTTACTCTAATCTGACAGAAACAggacaataaaataaatcaggaCATAGAATAACATCAGGGTCaaaatctatttaaaaatgaattcacaACAAATGTTACAGCACAATATGTTCTAGGTGGTTACAAACTGAGATCAGacaaaggtcactgtgatcacagagactgcTTAACTCATAAAACTGTGGATCTAAACTGAATAAACCAGATTCTGATTTTAACTGGAGATCTGTTGGACTGGAGGATCATTAGGTGATGTatcatttctttcctcttctctctctgactgctCTGACTGTTTTAACTGCTCTGACTGTTTTAACAGCTCTGACTGTTTTAactgctctgactctgactgaagTTTCCTCTGAacctcatctctctgtttctctatcTCTTTCAGGTGTTTAGTCATTTTCTCCTTGTCCATATCCagttttcccttcctctctgtcattttaatgatcatctcctctgttctctccagtagtttctctgtgttcttgAACAGTTGCTCAtattctgtctttgtcctctccAGACCCTCTTTGTACTTTTCAcgtttctgcttttttctctctttgtctgtttttggtgtTTCCTTCAGCTTCTTCTTGATATTCTCTATCTGTATCTTCACCTCCTGCTGTAGAGAGAtgagtttctctctctggtgcTTCAGATCCttcttctgctctgtcagtgtTGAAATCACCTGTTCTAAATGTTTCAggtcttcctctctcccctctaaCGCCTCATCAAGTTTTGCCTTTGTCGTGTCCAGAtacttcattttctctctttctgtcatgaGCTGATCTCTGGCTCCATGTTCCCCCATCAGAAGCTGAAGTTCTGTGTCGTTGCCCAGTGTTGTCATCCTGGACTTTCTTTCTCCTAATTCAGTTTCATCCTGATGCTCTTTGGTTTCTGTGTGAATACAGGAGTATCAGAGTGTGTTTAAATGAAGCTCAAATCTGTTGTTTCAAGATTTTCAGTCCATCAGAGTAACCAGGTTACTGACTTGACATTTAGGAAAAACTACAATGTATTTGTGACTTACTGCTGATTTTCCaagcaacaaagaaaactgtAAGAACACATGAGAAGCAAACAACCAGGTTGACAGCAATACGAACTGGAGAACTCGATGAAACCATGAAGAAATcatctgaaataataaaacaacaaaataccagttacatgaaacatgaaactgaCAGAGTGACCACATCATTATATTATCAACCATTTTTATACcttttatatgtatgtgtgtctctgtggtctggttggttttgttctgttggactctacaggtgaagctgttgctgtgtctcttctccacagtcactctgctgctgacagtatagaggtcatcaggacctctgactgtctctgtaggtccagcagagaggaggtttccctcaccgtccagccacaacacctcaggctctggataccagcCTTTAGATTTACAGTCTAACACCACTGCATTGCTGAGTGTGGAAATCTCCACATCAGGTGAGGACACAGCACCTGACAGAGCAGAAATGTTAAACACTGTTGCAACTGCAATTACAGAACATTTGATTCAGGTGGTCAGAGCAAGTCAAGATCAGCTGATGGAACAATGCCCACCAGCCTCAGTGTCTCTCATTACTGTAAAGTGCATTTAAACCTCTCCTGGATGATTATAGTGTTTTCTCCAAACAATGGACGAATGTCTTACCTACAACAACCTCAAATGCAGACTCTGCTCCAAACTTGGGAACAAGGCATTTATATGTTCCTGCATCAGAGATTTTCACATTGGAGAGTTTCAGAGAAATGTCTCCAGTCTTCAATTTGTTGGACGACAGTGATGTTCTCCCCGTGTACAATGAATTCTGATCAAGCAGAAGCTCCACACCGTCTCGCCTCAGATGGACAAATCTTGGGTTCAGATCAGATCTCGCCCACTCCACAGTCAGGCCAGTAACATCAGCAGGAGGCTCCAGGTGACATGGTAAAATAATATCACCACCAATGATTCCCACGATTAGCTGAGGTGGCCCGATCATCTCAGACTGACCTAAAGGGAAAAAATCCATCAAGTTCTGTGTTTTCCTACTTACAGAGTTCTTTATAGAGCTCAATACATCACTAGGACAACAATAGCATATTAGTAGTATATAGTACAGTATGTAACTGACTATGTCACTTTTTTCTGGTGGAAACATGGGCTGTAAAATGAATAAGAAGTCAACTTGCCATTGAATagtgtgtttttacagtcaTCTGTCCTCACACAGCCGTTATGTTACAGAATTATGTTTTAATCATGTATCCAAACTGTGGTCGTGGCCTTTTACCTTtacatttaaatgcttttacCATTTTGTTAGTGtatctgttgtgtgtgcagTTTACCTCCACAAAGGTGTGTTAGGAGAAGAAGAACAGCATGATGCAAAACCAAGACACTGAAGTCCCTGAGCTGAGCGCTTAAGAGGAATCTGTCCCACTTCTGAGTCATCCTGAAGCTCTGAAACTCTAAAGCATGAGACACAAATTAAATCTAAAACATCTCTTTAACCACTTTACAGTGAAGCCCACTGATgtgatttcattttgtattaCAAAATTGAATATGgttcaaacaggaggaaaggaGCACATAGATTTTCAAGAGATTGAATATCAGCAAAAACAAGGTAAAAACTTCACAGGCTTCTATTTatgttcagtttctttctttttatgtgcATTGTAGCCCAGTTTAACTGTATTCATTGTACAGTCATTCGTTAATTAGTGTTTCTGTAATCACTTTTTTAATATGCTGGTTTTCTCTGCTGAAATATGCCAATAGCACCTGACTGGCACTACAGAAGCAACAGATATGTCTGAAAAAGACTGGCAGAGAAGACTGTAGTTGACtataaataattacaataatggCACGTTTAAAAGAATGTCAAAGGGTTTTATGTAAAAATCCTAcgtacctgtgtgtgtgtgtgtttgtgtgtcgtCTCACCCCTAAGGAAAGTAAGGTGGAGGATCAAAGTCCAGAATAATACAGTCCACAATAAAACTGCCCTCTGTTAATAGATAACATGTTGGTTTAATTATTCCTTTACATCAAGCTCCACTGAATGTGTGTGGACTAGAAGAACAGTGTTTGTAGAGCTGTTGTActgacacagatttttttttttagctgatgTAAATATGAAACCGAATGTCTAAAATAATACAAGGTCATATCTCTGTACAAAAAACATAAAGTCAAGTCATACTCAGTCTCAGTGTTTGCAGACTGTCTTATCAAGTCATTCCAAGCAACTTCCAATCACATCACAGTGACTGATATCAGAGGTCAGTGGTCCAGTATACTGAGAACGAATGAGGGTGTGTCCTTGCCCTGTACTTTCgctttctttcagtgtttttatttatgacCTGTTTTACTGAGTTGTAACTGAACTTTGGACCTGCTGTAAAGTAGGTGTCTGGCAGTTGTATTTAATACCATAGTAACACATAAAACAGCAGGCAGGTGGAACAAGGACAAAATAAACTGGTGAATAACAGTCGTTGTCTTTGTCTCAGTGGCTAATTGGTTAAAATAAATACGTGTATATTGGGTGTAATGAGGCTGGTTTACTGCAGGGGGCAGAATGggactgagtgagtgagtgagtgaacgTTTGACCTGGTTTTAAGGTTAGAattaggttaaggttagggcTGGGGGTCAAGAAATGCATAGTGTCAACAAAGGTCCTCACATTTGTACAAagatgagtatgtgtgtgtgtgtctgtatgtatatatttttttatttttttggaaaacATCCTAAAATTGTCAACAGGCACAATAACATCATATCAGATAGATTAACACAATATAGAGAGTATCTACCAATGACAGTTACAATGAGTTACTATTAGTATTATCTatttgtatgttgtttttttctgtttcacctTTTTCACTTCTCTGGTCATCAGTTACCTCCAGCACGCTTGTTTGCCAGCTCTGAACTAAAGTCCTCTGGCGCCACCTGGTGACACTGCACATGTATAtatttctattgttttctaTTACATATCTAAATTCAGAGCAGCTCTACTGTATCTGTCAGAAACCTCAGACCTGCTGCAGCCTCGGTCACACAGGAAAAGGAGGTTCTTACCTCTTATATCTGTCATTCAGTCTGatactcagtcagtcagcagtgaAACAACATGGAGGTCACAGCTCTCTGCCTCAGACTGAGTGAGTACTGGTGTATTAAACTGAGTATGGAGCTGAATAATTTCCTTCAAGTGCTAATTGAAGTTAACCACTCAAAATGCATTGATGTACTTGATGCACAGTTATTTGATAGTTCTCTCTGGGAGTTGGCAGATAAGTTAATATCATATGGAGTAAACTGCTGACTGACAAACATGAGTAGCCAGTGTTACAGACATTTTGATAAATCTGATATCcagctttctttctttgtctctccagtGAACGTGTTGCTGCTGCTCGTTGTACAACTTCACCTCAGTTATTCTCAGAAAGCTGGTAAGTAGCcgcagaaagaaagaaagactggTGTATTTAGAAATGACTACTCTTTTTCAAAAATTAAGGCAGGCTAATGTAACTATTTGATATAAGAGTGATACGTTTGTGGCCTAACGTAGATGGAGATGCACTTAAACTCAAGTTTCTGGGATTTTTGATTTGGGcaattgaaaat
This region includes:
- the LOC108885838 gene encoding butyrophilin subfamily 3 member A2, encoding MTQKWDRFLLSAQLRDFSVLVLHHAVLLLLTHLCGGQSEMIGPPQLIVGIIGGDIILPCHLEPPADVTGLTVEWARSDLNPRFVHLRRDGVELLLDQNSLYTGRTSLSSNKLKTGDISLKLSNVKISDAGTYKCLVPKFGAESAFEVVVGAVSSPDVEISTLSNAVVLDCKSKGWYPEPEVLWLDGEGNLLSAGPTETVRGPDDLYTVSSRVTVEKRHSNSFTCRVQQNKTNQTTETHIHIKDDFFMVSSSSPVRIAVNLVVCFSCVLTVFFVAWKISKTKEHQDETELGERKSRMTTLGNDTELQLLMGEHGARDQLMTEREKMKYLDTTKAKLDEALEGREEDLKHLEQVISTLTEQKKDLKHQREKLISLQQEVKIQIENIKKKLKETPKTDKERKKQKREKYKEGLERTKTEYEQLFKNTEKLLERTEEMIIKMTERKGKLDMDKEKMTKHLKEIEKQRDEVQRKLQSESEQLKQSELLKQSEQLKQSEQSEREEERNDTSPNDPPVQQISS
- the LOC108885840 gene encoding low affinity immunoglobulin gamma Fc region receptor II, translating into MEVTALCFRLIINTLMLLAVEDQHGHCAERNDAASLRIVPNTLQLFEYESLFFDCEGFDRFTEWRVMKRIMGTVTTCGLVWETSNGPCRINHAFSTDSGEYWCEAGGIRRSSSVNISVSTGSVILESPAVPVVEGDSVTLRCRNKMTSSVFITDFFKDGIQIETDFKENMTILNVSRSDEGLYRCSISGSGESAESRLTVRAQIFEDPPSLHEEIRHHSPVLILVVTGTAVALLSLVLGLFLLLVCVSSKKSTARSQSAETGVSSFTVTPVTDALSAGRETTDAEPFYYTID